One region of Etheostoma spectabile isolate EspeVRDwgs_2016 chromosome 21, UIUC_Espe_1.0, whole genome shotgun sequence genomic DNA includes:
- the uts2r gene encoding urotensin-2 receptor — protein sequence MTTVSMEPVGVLLERGVNATNPPLNTLEDTAATFTIGTILSIMCLVGVSGNIYTLVVMCQSMRTAASMYIYIINLALADLLYLLTIPFVVCTHFLKLWYFGDAGCRILISMDFLTMHASIFTLTVMSTERYFAVLKPLDTVKRSKSYRKAIALLVWVASLILTLPMIVSIQLMTVGNKAMCQPTLSQLSYKVYISFLFCTSIVAPGMIIGYLYIQLARTYWVSQTETFKQTKKLPNQKVLYLIFTIVLLFWACFLPFWIWQLLGQFYPSLSLSTKAKRNINYLTTCLTYSNSCINPFLYTLLTKNYKEYLRKHKRSWSAGSYFNRKSRFQRSPRRSPSSSSQQCTESFMLTHTASLRAHNTSL from the exons ATGACTACAGTGTCCATGGAGCCTGTTGGAGTACTCCTGGAAAGGGGTGTCAATGCCACCAACCCTCCTCTCAACACGCTTGAGGACACAGCTGCAACCTTTACCATCGGCACCATCCTCTCCATCATGTGCCTCGTTGGAGTTTCGGGGAACATCTACACCCTGGTGGTCATGTGCCAGTCCATGAGGACTGCAGCCTCTATGTACATCTACATCATAAACTTAGCTTTGGCAGATCTGCTGTATCTTCTCACCATACCCTTCGTAGTCTGCACACACTTCCTAAAGTTGTGGTACTTTGGGGACGCGGGGTGTCGGATTCTGATAAGTATGGACTTCCTGACCATGCATGCCAGTATCTTCACGCTGACTGTCATGAGCACGGAGCGCTACTTTGCAGTGCTCAAGCCACTCGACACAGTCAAGCGATCTAAAAGTTACCGAAAGGCCATCGCTCTACTAGTCTGGGTTGCATCTCTTATCCTCACCCTACCGATGATCGTAAGCATTCAGCTGATGACAGTTGGCAACAAGGCTATGTGTCAGCCCACCTTGTCACAGCTCTCCTACAAGGTTTACATCTCCTTCCTGTTTTGCACCAGCATTGTCGCCCCTGGAATGATCATTGGCTATCTCTACATCCAGCTTGCACGCACTTATTGGGTTTCCCAGACCGAGACCTTCAAACAGACTAAGAAACTTCCCAATCAAAAG GTCCTGTACCTGATCTTCACCATTGTACTCCTCTTCTGGGCCTGCTTTCTGCCCTTCTGGATCTGGCAGCTGCTGGGTCAGTTCTACCCCTCGCTGTCCCTGTCTACCAAAGCCAAACGCAACATCAACTACCTGACCACGTGTCTGACGTATTCCAACAGCTGCATTAACCCTTTTCTGTACACGCTGCTCACCAAGAACTACAAGGAGTACCTGAGGAAGCACAAGCGGTCCTGGTCAGCTGGCAGCTACTTCAACAGGAAGAGTCGCTTCCAGCGTTCGCCGCGCAGGTCGCCATCTTCCAGCAGTCAGCAGTGTACTGAGAGCTttatgctcacacacacagcctcccTGCGAGCACATAACACCAGTTTGTAA